In one Uloborus diversus isolate 005 unplaced genomic scaffold, Udiv.v.3.1 scaffold_12, whole genome shotgun sequence genomic region, the following are encoded:
- the LOC129232356 gene encoding serine/threonine-protein phosphatase 6 regulatory ankyrin repeat subunit B-like, translated as MASTSSQQASERESWTPLHEAAAEGDVSRVRRLLVNGASTSIRVGRGLTPLHLAIIYQKGAVAKVLIDMVDSLDIQDEDGRTPLHLAVEYRCMEALTKLVRVGANTHIQDKHGQTPLHIALLRDKRSAIDMFLDPHIKNNVQDEHGRTPLHIAVEYRCVEIVRRLVATGVDTRIQDASGRTPLHIALIYRKETAAEVLIDVEDNLDIQDGEGRSPLHVAAGYGCVETVKKLLARKVNMDIQDKNGRTPLQVALAYRDEEEAEVLLAGGGEYDVQDKEGRSAFHYAVKYGHAGIMRKLISACVNLRLQDKRGFTPLHLAIDCGKKEEAEFLADVDGRNDVPDVDGTTPLVFAFQHYYEGTVKKLLFYGANPHAKNKFGRYILQGCKEVKKFRNILLEMYAWKGVAIDWTAMKLRPYEEQECIEYMSECDAEIQQMKNSKVYGTTLSYYAFAKAPLRKAAVYLENENVRNALLGYPAILIFPHYSDLIVFRSGKAEERRVLAAKCVDCFAILCRNLPPLIRISIDIILGCLNERDMENFVAAFQFNS; from the coding sequence ATGGCCTCTACATCGTCTCAGCAAGCGTCTGAAAGAGAGTCATGGACTCCCTTGCACGAGGCAGCAGCAGAAGGAGATGTGTCGAGAGTGAGGCGTCTTCTCGTTAATGGAGCGAGTACCAGTATCCGAGTCGGTCGCGGTCTGACGCCCCTCCACCTCGCTATTATCTACCAGAAAGGAGCTGTAGCAAAAGTCCTCATAGATATGGTCGACAGTCTCGACATTCAGGACGAGGATGGAAGAACTCCCTTGCATCTAGCCGTCGAGTATCGATGCATGGAAGCCTTGACGAAGCTGGTCAGAGTTGGTGCCAACACCCACATCCAAGACAAACATGGCCAGACACCTCTCCATATCGCTCTGCTCAGAGATAAGAGGAGCGCGATAGATATGTTTTTGGATCCGCACATCAAGAACAACGTCCAAGACGAGCATGGGCGAACTCCCTTGCATATAGCCGTCGAGTACAGATGCGTCGAAATTGTGCGGAGATTGGTTGCCACGGGCGTTGACACCCGCATCCAAGATGCGAGTGGCCGGACGCCTTTGCACATCGCTCTGATATATCGGAAGGAAACCGCGGCAGAAGTCCTCATCGACGTCGAGGACAATTTGGATATTCAAGATGGGGAGGGAAGAAGTCCATTGCATGTAGCTGCCGGGTATGGATGTGTGGAGACGGTCAAGAAGCTGCTGGCCAGAAAGGTCAATATGGATATACAAGACAAAAATGGCCGGACCCCCCTGCAAGTCGCTCTGGCTTATCGGGACGAAGAGGAGGCAGAAGTCCTCCTGGCTGGAGGCGGTGAATATGACGTTCAAGATAAAGAAGGGAGGTCTGCCTTTCATTATGCCGTAAAGTACGGGCATGCGGGAATCATGAGGAAGCTTATTTCTGCCTGCGTCAATCTGCGCCTCCAAGATAAACGTGGCTTCACTCCCCTGCATCTCGCTATCGATTGTGGGAAGAAGGAAGAGGCGGAATTCCTCGCCGATGTGGATGGCCGAAATGATGTACCGGATGTAGACGGTACGACCCCTCTGGTTTTTGCCTTTCAGCATTACTATGAAGGCACGGTGAAAAAGCTGCTGTTCTACGGCGCGAATCCTCACGCAAAGAACAAGTTCGGAAGATATATACTGCAAGGGTGTAAAGAGGTTAAGAAATTCCGGAATATACTTCTGGAAATGTATGCTTGGAAAGGGGTGGCGATTGATTGGACGGCGATGAAGCTCAGGCCCTATGAGGAGCAGGAATGCATCGAATATATGTCCGAGTGTGACGCCGAAATCCAGCAAATGAAGAACAGCAAAGTGTATGGGACTACCCTCTCCTACTATGCTTTTGCGAAGGCACCCCTGCGCAAAGCCGCAGTGTACCTCGAGAACGAAAACGTTCGCAATGCATTGCTGGGGTACCCGGCAATATTGATCTTTCCCCACTACTCCGATTTGATTGTTTTCAGATCGGGTAAAGCCGAAGAGAGGCGAGTCCTGGCTGCCAAGTGTGTGGACTGTTTCGCTATTTTGTGCAGGAACTTGCCTCCTCTGATTAGAATAAGCATCGACATCATATTGGGCTGTTTAAATGAGCGAGACATGGAGAATTTTGTCGCTGCTTTCCAGTTCAATTCCTGA